The segment GATTTGAACTTCAAATCCTCATCAGTTGTCAGCAATGATACATCAACTACTTCACCGCCAACCATCATTTTGGTGTTTGTGGCAGCCAGACTAAGTTCATCTCCACCCTGATGTTTGAGCATGATAACGTTGTATCCAGTTGCTGAATCTTCAATTGCATTGACATTTGACACTGGTACTGCAGCAGGTGCTCCCATCCCAAGTGCATACGCTGCAAGAACGGCAGCAATGATTATACCGATTGCAACCATCATGATTTCGGCAATAACTGGTGATACTGCATCTTCATTTACTTTTATGTTAAACATATGAATAACCCCATTTTGACATAATAAAAATGATTATGTTGCTCCAATTGAAGACTTGATAGAAATAAAAGAAAAAAGAATGGTGCGATTAAGCACCATGATTATTGAATTTAGAATCTTACATCAAGGTCGCCGACCATCTGCTGGCTGGCAACGTCGATGAACTTAACGGCAAGTGTATCTCCCTGTGAAACACCTTTGACATTTTCGTCAAGTGTAGCAGCTGTCATGTTATCGCCAGTACCAAGGTAAGTAGTATTACTGTAAGTGTACAAGTACAGGACCTCTCCAGCTTCAAACCTCAAAGAACCTTCATCTGACGTACCGAGGGTAACAGCATCGCCATTAGCGGTAATTTTTGAGGTTGTTGCATCAAGTATAACTTCATCTCCACCCTGGTGTTCAATCATTACGACACTATATGTGCTATCAGTAGTTGCACTTGCCCTAAGACTAGCCTGTGGTGCCATCTCGGACGGTCCCATTCCAAACACGAATGCTGCGATAACAGCAGCAAGGATCACAGTGATTGCGACCATCAGGATTACACCGATGACCGGAGACACTGCATCTTCATTTCTGTTCATTTTAAACAAATTATATTCCTCCACATTTATATAGACTAGGTTTAATTAATACTTTTCTGTTGCTTCTTCTGTACTACTTTCTCTAGCTTGTGAGTCCACATCTCATCACTCATTTCAGTGTACTCGCACTCAAGATAGTGCTGAACCGCTGTACTCAGGGCATCCTTTGTAGAGGGTTCTTTGGTCTTCTTTTTAAGTGCATCAAGCTGTTCCTCAGTAAGTACAGTTTGTGCATGTACTATTTTCATGAGAACTGTCTCCTGATAAGATAATCATGAGAACATACACAAAACCGTTCCCATCATAATAATTATTATAATGACATGATATATAAAACCGTTTCGCCGAAAAATATCAGAAAAATAATGCCCAATTAATAGATATGAAGAATAAATATAATAACTATTGCATATTGCCAAACCGGCAGATAAACAAAAACAAAATCAGAAGAACAATATAAAGAGCAGGATCAAATTAGTGGGAAAACTGCAACAAAATTAGATGCAACAAAATAAAAAATAAAAAACTCCTTTGGAAGGAGTTTTTGATCTGATATAAAGGACTTATGTGATGATCTTGTCGAGCTGACCGGACTCTATCGCACGGCGGACCTCGAGTGCTACGCGTCTTCCGGTACTCATTGGCTTGCGCCAGAGAGTGTTGCCGTATGGGTGCCCTACGGACATGTGAACGTTAGTGCCGCCACCTACCCTTGGGGCAACATCATATATGTAGAAGTTCAGGTCCTTGTCAATGCAGGTCTGGAGACAGAATGGACCGATAACTCCAGGGTCATAATATTCCTTGGATGCCTTAATGTATGCCTCTGAGAGCTTGAAAACTTCCTCAAGGAGAGATTCACGAAGTGTTGCGGAATTGTGTCCACAGACTGTGTACTCAGGAGTAAGCTGGTGCTCTGCAAGGGTCATCTGCTGTGGTGCAGGAAGCCTTACATGACCATCAAGGCTTGTCTCGAACCTCCAGTCGATACCGAGGAGCTCGGTCTTGTTCATCTCTTCTTCTATAGGAGAGTAGAACAGATCGAAGTTGAACACAGGACCAATTATGTAGCGCTCGATCCTTGCATCTTTAAGAGCTTCTCTTGTGATAACGCCCTGCCTGATAAGTGACTCGGATTTTTCCACGTATTCGCTGTAGGTTCCTGCTGTGAAGAAACCTCGCTCGAGCGTCTTGACCGCATGAGGGAGCTTTACCATTACGAGCTCATCGATGTCTTCCGGATCGGCGATACGCTCAGGGAAGGGAAGACCTGCCTTTTCCAGAAGCCAGTAGTAGTCCTGGTCAAGACCTCTTTCCTCACTGCGGAGCATGTTCCTGCTACCGACCATCGGGACACGGAAGTCGTTCTCTACCGCATCGATGTCACAGTATGAGGTAAAAGACCTGTTAGGAACGAAAAGAATGTTGTCGTCAATGAGCTTCTGCTGGTTCTCCGGGCGCAGGATCTCATCGAACCTGTCATAAACAGCATAGTCATCAACGATACCGCGTACAACATTGTTGTCAGCGTCCCTCTTGGACTTGAAGTACTCGGTGTAGGTCTTTTCACGTCCGGCCTGGCATATCGCAAAGGTCTCAAAACCTTCCTCGATAGCGCCGTCATAAACATCCAGACCTGAATGGGAAGCAACCGCTCCGATCTTGATATTATCAGTGTAATAGCTTTCAGCAATCTCAATAATCTCTTTCCTGTCGATCATCCTTTGTTCTCCGGGTTTTTGTGATACAATAGTTAAGTGGTTATAAAAGACTTATTATCGCATATCAGATAAGTTCCTTCATTGCAATGGCAAAAACAGCGAAATTGATGAAAACAAATAAAGAAAAAGAAAAAAATTTCAAAAATGCAATAAGTTGCAAAACAGCTCACTACGAAAAACGCCCGGAAAGCAACTCAAGATATGATCAGATGATTCCTGTGTACAGACCGAT is part of the Methanococcoides orientis genome and harbors:
- a CDS encoding DUF5371 family protein, whose product is MKIVHAQTVLTEEQLDALKKKTKEPSTKDALSTAVQHYLECEYTEMSDEMWTHKLEKVVQKKQQKSIN
- a CDS encoding type IV pilin, translated to MNRNEDAVSPVIGVILMVAITVILAAVIAAFVFGMGPSEMAPQASLRASATTDSTYSVVMIEHQGGDEVILDATTSKITANGDAVTLGTSDEGSLRFEAGEVLYLYTYSNTTYLGTGDNMTAATLDENVKGVSQGDTLAVKFIDVASQQMVGDLDVRF
- a CDS encoding formate--phosphoribosylaminoimidazolecarboxamide ligase family protein yields the protein MIDRKEIIEIAESYYTDNIKIGAVASHSGLDVYDGAIEEGFETFAICQAGREKTYTEYFKSKRDADNNVVRGIVDDYAVYDRFDEILRPENQQKLIDDNILFVPNRSFTSYCDIDAVENDFRVPMVGSRNMLRSEERGLDQDYYWLLEKAGLPFPERIADPEDIDELVMVKLPHAVKTLERGFFTAGTYSEYVEKSESLIRQGVITREALKDARIERYIIGPVFNFDLFYSPIEEEMNKTELLGIDWRFETSLDGHVRLPAPQQMTLAEHQLTPEYTVCGHNSATLRESLLEEVFKLSEAYIKASKEYYDPGVIGPFCLQTCIDKDLNFYIYDVAPRVGGGTNVHMSVGHPYGNTLWRKPMSTGRRVALEVRRAIESGQLDKIIT
- a CDS encoding type IV pilin — encoded protein: MFNIKVNEDAVSPVIAEIMMVAIGIIIAAVLAAYALGMGAPAAVPVSNVNAIEDSATGYNVIMLKHQGGDELSLAATNTKMMVGGEVVDVSLLTTDEDLKFKSGETICIFNEADIGGFAVGTTEILDAEITAGDVSDIFSGESRDVKFIDVATQQIIADLDVRF